From a region of the Paenibacillus lutimineralis genome:
- a CDS encoding sodium-dependent transporter, whose product MTTPKKGPEMSGKNDRFSSSGFILAAIGSSVGLGNMWKFPYITGENGGAAFFLLFIVCLIVIGLPVLLAELAIGRAGRGSAATSFVKAGGSKIFGKLGILQVIAPFLILTFYIIVAGWTLNYAVQSFSGHLYSNPDYEGQFSSFIGGYMPIVWQAVAILITAFVVIKGISGGIEKFNKVLIPGMIILLIGLMIRAVSLPGAGEGVAFFLHPDFSKLSPESALVALGHAFFSLSLGMGILLTYGAYVDKRQSLGTATLAIGAGDLIYAFVAGLIIFPTTASFGIAPDSGPSLVFMALPAAFSAMPFGAFFGGLFFILLAIAALTSSVSLLEVPVSFTMDRWAWSRTKSVIIISILVMLIGLPSALSFGMVPSLSDLGGKNFFDWLDFITSNIMLPIGGLITTLFAGYFWKGAAEAAGLKSKWFKIWLFMLRYIAPILVLLVLLHTTGIIKID is encoded by the coding sequence ATGACTACACCGAAAAAAGGCCCAGAGATGTCAGGAAAGAACGATCGTTTTTCCTCGTCAGGGTTTATCTTGGCTGCTATCGGCAGTTCAGTTGGACTTGGGAATATGTGGAAATTTCCGTACATTACTGGCGAAAATGGAGGTGCGGCCTTCTTCCTGCTCTTTATTGTCTGTCTGATCGTAATCGGCCTACCGGTCCTGCTGGCCGAGCTGGCCATTGGCCGTGCGGGCAGAGGCAGCGCAGCTACTTCGTTTGTGAAGGCCGGCGGCTCGAAAATATTCGGAAAACTCGGGATTCTGCAAGTTATAGCACCTTTTCTGATCTTGACCTTCTATATCATTGTTGCTGGATGGACACTGAACTACGCGGTTCAATCCTTTAGCGGCCATTTGTACAGCAACCCTGATTATGAAGGGCAATTCTCTTCCTTTATTGGCGGGTATATGCCGATCGTCTGGCAGGCTGTTGCCATTCTGATTACTGCATTTGTCGTAATCAAAGGGATTTCCGGAGGGATTGAGAAATTCAACAAAGTACTCATTCCTGGGATGATCATTTTGCTCATCGGTCTGATGATACGCGCCGTATCTCTGCCGGGCGCGGGGGAAGGAGTAGCCTTTTTCCTGCATCCCGACTTCTCCAAGCTGAGCCCGGAATCCGCATTGGTTGCATTGGGACATGCCTTCTTCTCGCTCTCGCTTGGCATGGGGATCCTGCTTACTTATGGCGCTTATGTGGACAAGCGTCAATCGCTTGGAACGGCTACGCTAGCTATCGGAGCTGGAGATCTGATCTATGCATTTGTTGCCGGGCTGATTATTTTCCCGACGACTGCATCCTTTGGCATTGCTCCTGATTCCGGACCGAGTCTCGTGTTCATGGCCCTTCCGGCCGCTTTTTCGGCGATGCCGTTCGGAGCGTTTTTCGGAGGTCTATTCTTCATCTTATTAGCCATTGCAGCTCTTACCTCGTCTGTATCGCTGCTGGAAGTACCGGTATCTTTTACGATGGACCGCTGGGCCTGGAGCCGTACGAAGTCCGTAATCATCATTAGCATTCTAGTTATGCTCATTGGACTTCCATCTGCGCTGTCCTTCGGGATGGTACCTTCCCTGTCGGATCTTGGAGGTAAGAACTTCTTTGACTGGCTTGACTTCATTACCTCGAATATAATGCTGCCGATCGGCGGACTCATTACTACGTTGTTCGCGGGCTACTTCTGGAAGGGCGCTGCGGAAGCAGCGGGACTGAAATCGAAATGGTTCAAGATATGGCTGTTTATGCTTCGGTATATCGCGCCTATTCTTGTTCTTCTGGTCCTTCTGCATACAACAGGGATCATTAAAATCGATTAG